In Apostichopus japonicus isolate 1M-3 chromosome 3, ASM3797524v1, whole genome shotgun sequence, a single genomic region encodes these proteins:
- the LOC139959997 gene encoding U6 snRNA phosphodiesterase 1-like, translated as MDALESLKEYGSDASSDEEPSPKVSELKLPELPSSILSMFKDEIEDDSRSNGELHKGRQRSFPHVPGNWATFVYCKVSVSDAMTRLMADLLDCFNTEDEGEEVKVELMEDVHVSLSKTVTLQYHCIEPLTADLMQGLTATIPQFDFSFDGIKILTNDEKSRSFLALTVGVGSSQLQSAVDVVDKCLGEYSLESFYKDACFHASFAWFLGDASDIMTTDLGGRLEKCFYRHQSSFPQRVDQIWCKSGCKQFSFQLRK; from the exons TGAATTGAAACTGCCAGAACTACCATCTTCTATTCTATCGATGTTCAAAGATGAGATTGAAGATGATTCACGTAGCAACGGAGAGCTTCACAAAGGCAGACAGAGAAGTTTCCCCCATGTCCCTGGAAACTGGGCAACATTTGTCTATTGCAAAG TGTCTGTTTCCGATGCAATGACCAGACTGATGGCCGATCTGCTTGACTGTTTTAATACAGAGGATGAGGGGGAGGAGGTCAAAGTTGAACTTATGGAAGACGTCCATGTCAGTTTATCCAAAACAGTTACATTACAGTACCACTGTATTGAACCACTCACAGCTGACCTCATGCAAGGACTAACAGCAACAATACCACAGTTTGACTTCTCCTTTGATGGAATCAAGATACTAACTAATGATGAGAAATCTAG ATCGTTTCTAGCTTTGACAGTTGGAGTGGGATCTTCTCAACTCCAGTCTGCAGTGGACGTCGTGGATAAGTGCCTTGGAGAATATTCTCTTGAATCGTTCTATAAG GATGCATGCTTTCATGCAAGTTTTGCCTGGTTTCTAGGCGATGCTAGTGACATTATGACTACGGATCTTGGAGGAAGGTTGGAA AAATGCTTTTATAGACACCAGTCTTCATTTCCTCAACGTGTTGATCAGATTTGGTGTAAGTCTGGGTGCAAGCAATTTAGCTTCCAACTGAGAAAATGA
- the LOC139960005 gene encoding vitamin D 25-hydroxylase-like yields the protein MAKFNPRQLSILRFLIRFCLVSIVSTMSLYFAKKKLVGRRKNSYPPGPWGLPILGILPLLNGNNPASKVQELAKTYGSVFGGYLGGTYTVFLNEYSTIMEAFGRKNDVMTDRPKILPFNHFIKGHGLASGFLHNNWKGKRRFFMTALNKFDVGKPNGHAATTLESEIDHMMNEIAYRGIEHDIAGMLMMFTGNVITRLTLGIRFEYAESDIQEYLDKIAEMFEIADPANPLVFFDFAKFLPWSNNRRFIDYNNEIMDYFKILVRKGIESSRKDDKNEMIDMYIKKFGNPETGELPAANENEFFHLFADLMAAGTDTTASNTLWLLLCVIKYPDVQRKIQAEIDSVVGYDGRPTLSDRSQLPYTEAVGWESRRFCLAGPFSVPHAAVTDTEINGYFIPKDTMVIANAWAVSRDPELFRDADTFKPERFLDTDGKLAVTEQLKSTIFGFGRRTCAGRPLALSEMYLLLARILHRYNLKIKGGPETVSLLPERGLATRPHPYNIIFEPRQI from the exons atggcGAAGTTTAATCCGCGTCAACTTTCTATCCTACGTTTTCTCATAAGGTTTTGTTTGGTATCTATTGTCTCAACTATGTCTCTATATTTCGCTAAGAAGAAACTCGTAGGTCGAAGAAAGAACAGTTATCCTCCTGGTCCTTGGGGTTTACCAATTCTTGGCATCTTACCTCTATTAAATGGCAATAACCCTGCCAGTAAAGTACAAGAACTTGCCAAGACTTATGGATCTGTGTTTGGAGGTTATTTAGGAGGAACGTATACGgtatttttgaatgaatattcaacaataaTGGAAGCATTTGGAAGAAAGAATGACGTCATGACGGATAGGCCTAAAATATTGCCATTCAATCATTTTATTAAAGGACACG GTTTAGCAAGTGGTTTTCTTCACAATAACTGGAAGGGTAAACGGCGTTTCTTTATGACTGCTTTGAACAAGTTTGATGTTGGTAAACCAAACGGTCACGCCGCAACAACACTCGAAAGTGAAATTGATCACATGATGAATGAAATCGCCTACCGCGGTATAGAACACGATATCGCCGGTATGTTAATGATGTTCACTGGAAACGTCATCACCCGGTTAACCCTTGGTATTCGTTTCGAATATGCAGAAAGTGATATTCAAGAATATCTTGACAAAATTGCCGAGATGTTTGAAATTGCTGATCCAGCCAATCCTTTAGTATTTTTCGACTTCGCCAAATTCTTGCCTTGGTCGAATAATCGTCGTTTTATAGATTATAACAATGAAATAATggattatttcaaaatattggtCAGAAAAGGGATCGAATCTTCTAGAAAGgatgataaaaatgaaatgattgatATGTACATAAAGAAATTCGGTAATCCTGAAACTGGCGAACTACCTGCCGCAAACGAGAACGAATTTTTCCATCTTTTCGCTGACTTAATGGCGGCTGGGACCGATACTACTGCATCTAACACCCTGTGGCTGTTGCTATGCGTCATCAAATACCCGGATGTTCAAAGGAAGATTCAGGCAGAAATCGATTCGGTGGTGGGATACGATGGGAGACCGACTCTCAGTGATCGAAGTCAGCTCCCTTACACGGAAGCTGTCGGTTGGGAATCAAGAAGATTTTGCCTTGCTGGCCCCTTCAGCGTTCCGCATGCGGCTGTTACCGACACGGAGATTAACGGATACTTTATACCAAAAGATACCATGGTGATAGCAAACGCATGGGCCGTGTCCAGAGATCCGGAACTGTTCCGGGATGCAGACACGTTTAAACCAGAACGATTTCTCGACACAGACGGAAAGCTCGCTGTTACGGAACAACTCAAAAGCACGATTTTTGGATTTG GAAGGCGGACATGTGCCGGTCGACCACTTGCTTTAAGTGAAATGTATCTACTTTTAGCTAGAATTCTTCATCGTTATAATCTAAAAATAAAGGGAGGTCCAGAAACTGTCAGCCTTCTTCCGGAGAGAGGATTAGCTACCCGTCCACACCCTTACAACATCATTTTTGAACCCCGACAGATATAG